Proteins encoded within one genomic window of Suricata suricatta isolate VVHF042 chromosome 17, meerkat_22Aug2017_6uvM2_HiC, whole genome shotgun sequence:
- the SMG8 gene encoding protein SMG8, producing MAGPVSLRELLMGASTWAGSESPEGSSTEGGGSVAGGPEPPWREDEICVVGIFGKTALRLNSEKFSLVNTVCDRQVFPLFRHQDPGDSGPGIRTEAGAVGEAGGAGDAGAGDSVRGGVAAAEGNRTESGSQDYSLLQAYYNQESKVLYLLLTSICDNSQLLRACRALQSGEAGGGLSLPHAEAHEFWKHQEKLQCLSLLYLFSVCHILLLVHPTCSFDITYDRVFRALDGLRQKVLPLLKTAIKDCPVGKDWKLNCRPCPPRLLFLFQLNGALKVEPPRSQDPAHPDKPKKHSPKRRLQHALEDQIYRIFRKSRVLTNQSINCLFTVPANQAFVYIVPGSQEEDPVGMLLDQLRSHCTVKDPESLLVPAPLSGPRRYQVMRQHSRQQLSFHIDSSSSSSSGQLVDFTLREFLWQHVELVLSKKGFDDSVGRNPQPSHFELPTYQKWISAASKLYEVAIDGKEEDLGSPTGELTSKILSSIKVLEGFLDIDTKFSENRCQKALPMAHSAYQSNLPHNYTMTVHKNQLAQALRVYSQHARGPAFHKYAMQLHEDCYKFWSNGHQLCEERSLTDQHCVHKFHSLPKSGEKPEADRNPPVLYHNSRARSTGACNCGRKQAPRDDPFDIKAANYDFYQLLEEKCCGKLDHINFPVFEPSTPDPAPAKNESSPAPPDADADKLKEKEPQTQGESTSLSLALSLGQSTDSLGTYPADPQAGGDNPEVHGQGEVKTEKRPNLVDRQASTVEYLPGMLHSNCPKGLLPKFSSWSLVKLGPAKSYNFHTGLDQQGFIPGTNYLMPWDIVIRTRAEDEGDLDTNSWPAPNKAIPGKRSAVVMGRGRRRDDIARAFVGFEYEDSRGRRFMCSGPEKVMKVMGSGPKESALKALNSDMPLYILSSSQGRGLKPHYAQLMRLFVVVPDAPLQIILMPQVQPGPPPCPVFYPEKQEITLPPDGLWVLRFPYAYVTERGPCFPPKENVQLMSYKVLRGVLKAVTQ from the exons ATGGCGGGTCCTGTCAGCTTGCGAGAGCTTCTAATGGGAGCTTCAACCTGGGCCGGCTCTGAAAGTCCCGAGGGGTCCTCTACAGAGGGCGGAGGGAGCGTGGCTGGTGGACCGGAACCTCCTTGGCGAGAGGATGAGATCTGCGTGGTAGGAATCTTCGGCAAGACGGCTCTGCGACTGAATTCCGAGAAGTTCTCACTTGTGAATACGGTTTGCGACCGACAGGTCTTTCCCCTCTTTCGCCACCAAGATCCTGGGGACTCAGGGCCTGGAATCAGGACCGAGGCTGGTGCCGTCGGGGAGGCTGGTGGAGCCGGAGACGCTGGGGCTGGGGATTCAGTTCGGGGAGGTGTGGCTGCCGCTGAAGGGAACCGAACTGAGTCAGGCTCCCAGGACTACAGCCTTCTGCAGGCCTATTACAATCAGGAAAGCAAAGTTCTTTATCTTCTTCTCACTTCCATCTGTGACAATTCCCAGCTTCTGCGGGCTTGTCGTGCCCTTCAGAGCGGGGAAGCTGGAGGTGGCCTCTCTTTACCTCATGCAGAAGCACACGAGTTCTGGAAGCATCAAGAGAAGCTGCAGTGTCTCAGTCTCCTTTACCTTTTCTCCGTTTGTCACATCCTGCTTCTGGTCCATCCCACTTGTTCTTTTGACATCACTTATGATCGAGTATTCAGAGCCCTTGATGGACTGAGACAGAAAGTACTGCCCCTCCTCAAAACAGCCATTAAGGATTGTCCAGTTGGCAAAGACTGGAAGCTAAACTGCCGACCTTGCCCTCCTAgactccttttcctctttcaacTCAATGGAGCCCTTAAGGTGGAACCCCCTCGGAGTCAAGACCCAGCTCATCCAGACAAGCCCAAGAAGCATTCTCCCAAAAGGAGACTGCAGCATGCCCTGGAGGACCAGATCTATAGAATCTTTAGGAAGAGTCGTGTCTTAACTAATCAGAGTATCAATTGCCTCTTTACTGTGCCTGCCAACCAAGCTTTTGTGTACATAGTTCCTGGAAGCCAAGAGGAGGATCCAGTAGGCATGCTGCTGGATCAGCTTAGGAGTCATTGTACTGTGAAGGACCCAGAATCTTTGCTGGTGCCTGCACCCCTTTCTGGGCCCAGGCGATACCAGGTGATGAGGCAGCATAGCCGGCAGCAGCTCTCTTTCCACATTGACAGCAGCAGTTCCAGTTCCTCAGGGCAGCTAGTGGATTTCACTCTTCGGGAGTTTCTGTGGCAGCATGTGGAGTTAGTCCTAAGCAAGAAAGGTTTTGATGACAGTGTGGGCAGGAACCCACAGCCTTCCCATTTTGAACTTCCCACTTATCAGAAGTGGATCTCAGCAGCTTCAAAACTGTATGAAGTAGCTATTGATGGGAAAGAGGAGGACTTGGGATCTCCCACTGGGGAGCTAACATCTAAGATTTTAAGCAGTATTAAAGTCTTGGAAGGGTTTTTGGATATTGACACCAAATTCTCAGAAAACCGGTGCCAAAAAGCTTTACCCATGGCCCATAGTGCCTATCAGTCAAATTTGCCTCATAACTACACAATGACTGTCCATAAGAATCAGCTTGCCCAGGCTCTTCGAGTGTACAGTCAACATGCTAGGGGTCCAGCCTTTCACAAGTATGCCATGCAGTTACATGAGGACTGCTACAAGTTTTGGAGCAATGGCCATCAGCTCTGTGAGGAGAGGAGTTTAACTGATCAACACTGTGTACATAAATTTCACTCTTTACCTAAATCAG GAGAAAAACCAGAGGCTGATAGAAATCCTCCTGTGCTGTATCACAACAGCCGAGCTCGATCTACTGGTGCCTGTAACTGTGGAAGGAAGCAAGCACCTCGAGATGATCCCTTTGATATCAAGGCAGCCAACTATGACTTTTATCAG cttctggaagaaaaatgttGCGGAAAATTGGATCATATCAATTTCCCAGTATTTGAACCAAGTACTCCAGATCCTGCTCCTGCCAAAAATGAAtcttctcctgcccctccagATGCAGATGCtgataaacttaaagaaaaagaacctcaAACCcaaggagagagcacaagcctgAGTTTAGCTTTGAGTTTAGGCCAGTCCACAGATAGTTTAGGTACCTATCCAGCTGATCCACAAGCAGGAGGAGATAATCCAGAAGTTCATGGTCAAGGAGAAGTAAAAACTGAGAAGAGACCAAACTTGGTTGATAGACAGGCGTCCACGGTTGAGTATCTCCCAGGCATGCTACATTCAAATTGCCCCAAAGGTCTCCTGCCCAAATTCTCCAGCTGGTCTTTGGTTAAATTAGGCCCTGCTAAGTCTTACAACTTTCATACAGGTTTAGATCAACAAGGCTTCATTCCAGGAACAAACTATCTTATGCCTTGGGACATTGTCATCAGGACTAGAGCCGAAGATGAAGGAGACTTAGACACGAATTCTTGGCCTGCTCCAAATAAAGCTATTCCTGGAAAGAGAAGTGCAGTAGTAATGGGAAGAGGAAGACGGAGAGATGACATAGCTCGAGCATTTGTGGGCTTTGAATATGAAGACTCTAGAGGTCGGAGGTTTATGTGTTCAGGACCCGAAAAAGTAATGAAAGTAATGGGAAGTGGGCCAAAGGAGTCTGCTTTAAAAGCCCTGAATAGTGATATGCCCTTATATATTCTGTCATCATCTCAGGGTAGAGGGCTAAAACCACATTATGCTCAACTTATGAGGCTTTTTGTTGTAGTTCCTGACGCTCCTTTGCAGATAATACTAATGCCCCAG GTTCAGCCAGGTCCACCACCATGTCCAGTATTTTacccagaaaaacaagaaatcacTCTCCCACCAGATGGCCTCTGGGTTTTGAGATTTCCTTATGCATATGTGACGGAGAGAGGACCTTGTTTCCCTCCTAAGGAAAACGTGCAGCTAATGAGTTACAAGGTGCTTCGTGGAGTTCTTAAAGCAGTAACACAATGA